The DNA region CAGTTATCAATTTGTAATTGGAAATGGATAGCCCAGAATCGGTTAAACGGGTAATACCACCGACAAAAACCATTATAAAAATCAACAGACAGCCTGTTAATAGCCAATATATAACCTTTTTGTTGTCTTTTTTTGAATTTGCCATGAACGCACGAATTTATTTTTTACTAGCCATTTTAAGCCCTAATTTCTTACCTTTTTCTAACATCAATTCATAGGCCGCTTCATATTCATTGGGAATATCGCCCTCTAAAATAGCTTCCTTTATTGCTTCTTTGATGATGCCGATTTCCTTAGAAGGCTGCAAATTGAAGGTTTCCATGATTTCTTCGCCCGAAATGGGCGGTTGGAAGTTCCTAACATGGTCGCGCTCTTCTACCTCCACAATTTTTTCACGAACAATTTTGAAGTTGTTATGGTATTTTTTGAAGCGTTTCGGATTTTTGGTGGTGATGTCGGCTTCGCAAAGTATCATTAAATCTTCCACATAATCGCCGGCATCAAAAACCAAACGGCGAACGGCCGAATCGGTAACAATATCCTGTGCCAAAACAATGGGACGTGAGCTCATCAGTACCATTTTTTGAACGAACTTCATTTTGTCATTCAAAGGCATTTTTAACCGTTTGAACAATCGGTACACCATTTTTGAACCTTCAAATTCGTGACCATGGAAGGTCCAACCCACTTTTTTACTGAATTTTTTTGTGGGTGCTTTCCCAATATCGTGTAACAAAGCAGCCCAACGTAGCCATAAATTATCGGTGTTTTCAGAGATGTTATCCACCACCTCCAAGGTGTGGTAAAAGTTGTCTTTATGGCGTTGGCCTTCAATTTCATCAATGCCTTTTAAAGCGGTGAGTTCCGGTAAAATGTATTTTAACAGACCTGTTTTTTCCAACAATAAAAACCCGATGGATGGTGTTTTGCTTTCCAGAATTTTGTTCAGTTCAGTAACAATACGTTCGTTGGTGATGATTTTTATGCGCTCAGCATTTTTTGTGATAGCCTTAAGCGATTCATTTTCAATTTTAAAATTGAGTTGTGTTGCAAATCGAATAGCTCGGAGCATGCGCAATGGGTCGTCACTGTAAGTGATGTCTGGGTTTAATGGCGTGCGGATTATTTTTTTATCTAAATCGGCCATTCCTTCAAACGGATCTAGTAAATCCCCAAACGTATTTTCATTTAAACTTAGAGCCAACGCATTTATAGTGAAATCGCGTCGGTTTTGGTCGTCTTGTAGCGTGCCATTTTCAACGGCAGGGTTGCGACTGTCTTCGGTATAGGATTCCTTTCGTGCGCCCACAAATTCAATTTCAATATCATCATGGCGGAGCATGGCCGTGCCGTAGGTTTTAAACACCTGAACTTTGGGCGTGTTGGGTAAATTTTTGGCGACTTGTTTGGCAAGTTTAATGCCGTCGCCAACCGCAACAACATCAATATCTTTCGCCTTGCCACGCTTTAAAAAATAATCACGAACATAACCGCCTATTACGTAGCTTTCCAGATTTAACTCTGAAGCAGATTTAGATATAACTTTAAAAATGTTGTGAGTTAATGCTTCTTTGTAATTCATTTTATTTGCCACTAATACACGAATGTTTTTATAATACGATACGTTTATGGTCTAAGAAATCTTTGTGAAAATTCACCAAAATTGCAAGTTTGTTCTGTGATACTTTTAAGTAGTTAATGCATTGTGAAATATGTTTGTCGTGCAAACTTTCTACAGATTTTATTTCTAAAATTATTTTATCGAACACTACGAAATCTGCATAAAACTTGTGTTTTAAAACAATGTTTTTATAGTTTACGTGGTATTCTTTTTCTCTTTGAAACGGAATATTTCTTAATTTAAATTCATGTTCAATAGCATCTTTGTACACAATTTCAGAAAAACCACTTCCCAAGTTGTTGTAAACTTCAAATAGTACACCAACAATTTCATAGCTTTCTTCTTTATATACAATTCTAGACATTCAATTGCGGTGTTTCTATTTTTAAAGCGTTATGCTACGAATGCACGAATATTTTAAATGTTTTTCTTAATAGTGAAACATAATGGAAAGATATTCGTGTATTCGTGGCGATTTTTACTCTCGAATAATCTTTACAACACCATTATTACTCAACTTGATAATTGAGGATGGTTTGTCGCAAATTTTTTCGCGCTGCAAATTTACAACATAGTCCACACCTTTTAAAACCTCGGGTGCTATTTCTTTGAATGATTTGGGCGTGGGTTGCCCACTGATGTTGGCTGAAGTGGAAACAATGGCACCATTAAATTTTCTGGATAGCCAAAAACAGAAGTCATCATCGGGGATGCGAATGGCGATGCTGCCATCGTCGGCGATTAAATTTTCGGCTAAATTTTGGGCTTCATCGTAAATGATGGTGGTGGGTTTGTCGGTTACATCAATGATGTTTTGTGCTGCTGCCGGAACTTGTTTTACGTATTTTTTCAACATCCTATCGTCGGCCACCAAACAAATTAGAGCTTTGCTGTCCTCTCGCTGTTTTAGATTGTACACTTTTTTTACAGCCTCCGGGTTGCTGGCATCGCAGCCAATGCCCCAAACGGTATCGGTTGGGTAAAGGATGAGGCCTCCGTTTTTTAAAACTTCAAGAGCGTTTTTTATTTCGGATTGCATAGTACAGCTTTTATTATTCAATACATTCTTTTGGTGCAAGTACTTCTGGGTTGTCTTCAAAAAAATCATTTACAAGGATTAAGGGAAGATGTTTTACTTTGAATTTGTTGTGATGTACATACAGAGACAAAAGACGTTCAGATATGAAGCCAAATACTCTTCTTTGGTAAGGAGATTTACTTATGGTTATCCTTGATTCTAATTCGAATAAAATATTAAATAACCATGAGCAATATTCATTTAACCAAGTGTAAGTAGCTATAAACATATTTGCCATATAAAAACATTCATAGCTTTCATACAAATAGGTTTTTATACTTGGTTCGTATTCCGGATACTTTTCTTTTATTATTTCCATTGCAGTATTCCAGTCTGAAGCCCGGTGGTGAAAACAATAATCTTCAGCAATAGTGGCAGGCAGTTCATTGACCATGTATGTTCTTGGATATGGAAGAATTATATCGTATTTATTTAACCATTTAGATACGTTTTTTTTTATTTTATTTTCTTTATCATGAGTTTTTATTATGAGCTTATTGTCACTTTTAACTCTTTTTATTGTTCTTGGTTTTCTGCTTAGTGGGTTAGTAAAAAAAAGAAAATATCTTCTATAATGCATAAGCCCAACTATATTTTCATTTTTCATGTTTTTCCATATCCAATATAAAGCACTAAGTTCATTAAAGTTTATGTTTTTATGAGAAATATTGTCAACCCCAGTGTTGTCCATGTAATAACCTTCATCTATCGTGAAGTTGTTTAAGTTTCTTCCTACTTGAATGGGTTTTAAAATAGCATTAGAAACATAGGGTTTGTCTTTATGTGTGGCAATAAAAATTTTCATTAGGTTATTCTATTTTGTAAAGAGGTATTTCTTTAATATTTAGTTTGTTGTTGTAAAAGTATAGGCCTAACAAGCGTTCAGAAATAAAACCAAATACACGTTTTTGATAATCATCTATAGGAATTTCGATACGCTTTTCTACTTCAAAAAGAATGCTAAATAACCAGTTGTGGTAATCGTCCCAAATTTTTTTTGGAGCAATGAGCATATTGGCGGCATGAAAAGAGTTGCCATTATCTAAATATTCAACAATACTGGTTTTGTATGAGGGGTATTTTTCAGCAATAACAGATTTGGTTATATTAAAGTCTCTTTCCCTATGAAATATTTTATAATTTTCAGATAATGATATAGGGCGCTTATTGTGTTTGCTAACAGAATGCCTGGGTAATATAACATCGTAATTTTTTAATATGTTTACAATATGTTCTTGTTGTGTCTCAGAGGGTACGGTATAAAGTTTAGTTTTTTTAAAATTTTGCGCAGTGATGCGTTTTTGAGTTGAAGGGGATATACTAAGTTTATTATAAAATAGGTTAAAATAACGTCTGTAATGGCAAAGTCCAACATATTCTTGGTCTGTACAATTTTGGGTTATCCAGTAACTAGCAGTAAGTTCACAAAAATTTTCATTTTTGTTAGAGATATTATTTCCAGTAGCATCAGTAATGGAAGAGCCAATATTTGAGTGTGCTTTAGAATTTACATATATAGTTTGATATAGTTTGTTAGTTAGATAAGGCTGGGGACCATGTGAAACTGTAAATATTTTAACCATAAGTTTTTATTGTTCTAATTCCGTTTTTGCTTTAACAAGGGCTGAGGCAATTATTTGGTGCATATCATAATATTTGTATTCTGCTAAACGACCACCAAAAATAACATTTTTATAAGCCTTAGATTTTTCTTTATACTTATTGTAGATATTTTGATTCATAGGATTGTTAATTGGGTAGTAAGCTTCTTTATTAGGAGTCCAATCTTCAGGATATTCTTTTGTTATTATAGTATGTTCTTGGTTGTTGAACTCAAAATGTTTGTGCTCTATAATTCTAGTAAAAGGAATATTAGCGTCGTTATAATTAACCACAGCATTGCCTTGATAGTTTGTTGTATTCAAAATTTCATCTTCAAAACGTAATGACCGGTATTCTAACTGACCAAATTCATAGTTAAAATATTCATCTATTTTACCTGTAAAAATAACCTTGTCTGCCATTTGTTCAAACTGTTCTTTGTTGTTGAAAAAATCGCAGTTGGTTTTAGTCTCAATGTTATTTAGTAAGCCCTCAATAATTTTATTATAGCCACCAATTGGGATTCCTTGGTACTTGTCATTAAAATAGTTGTTATTAAATGTATAGCGTACAGGGAGTCTTTTAATTATAAAAGCGGGTAATTCTGTTGCTTTTTTACCCCATTGTTTTTCTGTATATTCTTTAATGAGTGTTTCGTAAATGTCTTTGCCAACAAGAGAAAGCGCTTGCTCTTCAAGATTCTTAGGGTGCTTTACTCCATACTCTTTTATTTGTCCTTCTATGATGTTTTTGGCTTCATGAGGTGTTTTTACTCCCCAAAGCTGATAAAAGGTGTTCATGTTAAAAGGAAGATTGAATAGTTTCTCTTTCGAGATGGATACGGGAGAGTTGATGTAGTTGTTAAATTCAGCAAACTGGTTTACATAATCCCAAATAGCTTTATCGTTTGTGTGAAAAATATGAGCTCCATATTTGTGTACATTAATCCCATTTTTGTTTTCGCAATATACATTTCCGCCTATATGACTTCGTTTATCTATTACCAAACACTTTCTTCCTTTTTTTGTGGCTTCATGAGCAAATACGGATCCAAAAAGACCTGATCCTACAATTAAATAGTTATAAAGTTTCATCAAATTAGTTGTATAAGTTTTGTTTGTATGCCTTCTCTAGTTCAACATACATTTTGTCAGTAATTATTTCTTTTGTGAAATTCTCTTTTAAATGTTTGAAGCCGTTTTCTATCAGTTCAATTTTTAGGTCTTTATTATTCAAAACTTCTAGAGCTTTTTTTGCAAAATCTTTAGCATTTTCTTTCTCACAAAGTATTCCTGTTTTACCATTAACTATTACTTCAGGAATACCCCCAGCATTAGTTGCTATTATTGGAACATGGCAATTATAAGCTTCAAGTAAAACCCCGCCGGTTGGTTCTAATTTGGAGGTAAACATGAAAAGATCAAGCTCAGGAAATATTTCTGGGATATCTTGTCTAAATCCTGTGAAAACAAAGTCACTTTTTAAACCTTGCTTTTCAACATAATCTTTAATCTCATTTTCCAATTTACCAGTACCGATAAGGAAAAATTTAACATTGGATAATTCTGACTTTATTAGTTTAGCTGCATCAACAAATGTGTAATGGTCTTTAAAAGGGACAAAAGCAGAAATGTTTCCAATTAGTATTGTATCGTGTTTTAAGTTAAATTCTTTATGCAAAACCCCTGTGGCTTCTTTTTTAGGAAACTCAGCTAAATCCGTTGCGCTTCCAACAATAGAAAAGCGGGAATGGTTCTTAATAGAAGGTTTTAAAGCATCAACAACGGCTTGCGAAACACAGATTAGTTTTACTAAATATTTATAATTATATTTGAGTTTACTTAGTTTTCTTTTAGAAATATCTTTGATTAATGTCCTGAAAAATACAAGGGGTATTTTTTTAGATGATAATATTGATGAAATAACACATAAGGTATGTGCCCTACTGCTATGTATTAATATAAGGTCAATCTTTTCCTCTCTAACAATTTGTTTGATTTTTTTTATCCAACTAAAACTATATTCAGATTTTAAGGGGATAGAATGAACATTAAAGTTTTTCTCTTCAGCTATTTCAGATAACTTAGTTTGAGATGGGCATATTAAAACTTGGTGTTCTATTCTAGGGTTAAATGCCTCATAATAATAAACGATTTGTTGTTCGTGTCCACGCCAAACATTGGATGCAGTAATTTGAAGTAATCTCATGTCTTTTTAATAATTGAAAACAAAGATAAGATATCATTTTTTTAAATTAGGAAAACATAAAAATTTGTAATATTGCTGAATGAAAAATGTAGTAGTTCAAGATATATTTGCAGCTAATACCCTAGAGTTTAAACACTTTATAACTAATTTTAATTCAGAGGGGATTCCTTTTGGAAATCAAGATAGAAACTCCTTGAAGCTATTTCGGCTAAAAGATAAAACAATAAATGTTAAATCATTTAAAATTCCTAATATAATAAACCAAATCGTTTATAGGTTTTTCCGAAAAAGCAAGGCTCAACGTTCTTTTGAGTATGCGAATAAACTAATTCAATTAGGAATTGGTACACCACAACCCATAGCGTATTTTGAGTTTGGCTCATTGTTTTTGTTCAAAAGTAGTTTCTATGTAAGTGAACATTTAGATTGCGATTTAACTTTTAGGGAGCTTACTTTAGATTTAAATTATCCTAATCATGAATTGATTTTACGAGCTTTTACGAGATTTACCTTTAAACTACACGAAAACGGAGTGAATTTTTTAGATCACTCGCCCGGAAATACTCTCATTAAAAGAACAGGCGACGGTTACGAATTTTATTTGGTCGATTTAAACCGAATGGAATTTGGTAAGATGGATTTTGAAACCCGTATTAAAAACTTTGCCAAGCTCACCATCCATAAGCCGATGATACAGGTGATGAGCAACGAATATGCAAAATGTTTAGGTGAAGATGAACAGCGCGTATTTAATTTGATGTGGCGGGCAACTGTCGATTTCCAAGACCGGTTCTACAGAAAAGTACGATTGAAAAAACACATATTCTTTTGGAAGGAAAAATACCGGTCAATGTCGAGCCGACATCCAATTCAACGTTTTTGAACAGTTAGATTTATAAAATCATATCAAAAAAATTGACTATTTTACAAGTTTTGTTCTTTTTGAGATAAAGGAGTCCACAAACTTTTTTAGACTGTGGTGCGATAAGTAGTAGTAGTATTTTGGGAAAAGCCTATTGAGTTCATAAAAAATTTGTTTTAAGAGTTTTGCTTTGCGAAGAGAAACGTCGTGGTGTATCTCCGAAACGGAATTCATTGGGTTTGCATCTACTACGGAAGGCAGTAGGTTGTAAATCCTTAAATTGAAGTTCCACGCATGTTGGAGTTCGCAGTCAATAGGGCGTTTTATTATCGGGATTCCGTTTTTCAGTGTTTTCTTTAAAAATTTTTCAGCTCCTTTGCGAGTCCAAATTGCTCCAAGTGTAGATATTGGGATACTTGTTCCACATGCCCCAATAAAATACGTTTCATCCAGTTGTTGAACATTAATACTCCTCCTTTTTCCATTTTTGAGCTTTAGTACGTCCCACTGATGCTTTTCAGGTAAAGAGTCATAGATTTCGATGGACTTTTCAACAGTACGTTTGTAATTGATTTCTAGTTTAGCATCGTCCTCAATAATAATAGCAAATCTGAAACTCGATTTTAAAAAAGTCTGCATTGTTTTGATATGACTCAAAAAACACCCAATTTCTCCGGGAACCAAGTTTCTGTCGTAACGGTTTTTTAAAGTGTAATCTGTGTCTTTTAAGTTTCGTGCATCAACTGCCCGAATGCGTTCAAACTTGTGAATACCACTCTTTTCAAATTCTTTTTCCATTCGTTCCAATCGGTCTTTGGACCGGTCAAGATTAATTAAATACGTTTGAAAATTTAAAGAATCCTGCATGGCCGTTGAAGGGTTAAGAATTGAAACAGTTTGTGTGTTTATAATACATCGATCGAATTTATAACTTTTTTGGTAATCAGCAAAAAACAAAAAGCAGTAAACAGAGCTTAAGCAGTTATTTTTTCTGCTGCAACTCGCGTAGTTTGGTGTATTTTAAAAACGTGATATTGGCAGTTTGCACGCAAATAATAAAGCCGTTTAGCCCATCCAAAAACCCCAATCTTAAAACGTACGATTTAAAAAATGCCCAGGTGGGGTTGAAAATGATTTTCCAAATGGGCGCTTTTTTGCCCAATTCAAAATAGGCCTGTGCAGAGAGCGTTGAAAAATGTTCGGTTTTTAAATTGAACTCAGAATAGCTTTGGTAGGTGTAATGCAGAATATCACCTTTAAGCTGACCAACTGAGTCTGATGGACTATTCATTTGTACGGTTTCGTGAACTTTATTGCCTTTCCACTGCGCTTTTCGCCTATCGAAAACACGCAATTTTTTGTTGGGGTACCAATCGGAATGTTTTATCCACTGTCCGCAAAAATTATTGAACCGGTTGGCGTAATAGCCATCAAATTTCCAATTGCTTTTTAGTTTTATGATGGATTGTTGTAAACGTTCAGAAAGCGCTTCGTCACCATCGAGAGATACCACATAATCGTGTTTGGCTTGATTTAGGGCAAAGTTTTTCTGCTCGATGTAGCCTAAAAATTTTTGTTCAATAAAAGTGACATTGTATTTTTCACAAATGGCCTTGGTGTTGTCGGTTGAAAACGAATCGACCACCACAATTTCATCAACTACAGGCGTTAAAGACTGTAAACATTTTTCAATGTTCCGTTCTTCGTTAAAGGTAATGATAACGCCCGATAGTTTAATCATATTGCTGTTTTCGTAAGGCAAAAATAGCTATTTTTGTTACAATGGAAACATTAAAGACCTCGGTAATTATCAGTACTTACAATCAGCCCAAATGGTTGGAGAATGTGCTATGGGGTTATGCGGCCCAAACCGAAAAGAGTTTTGAAATAATTATTGCCGATGATGGCTCGGGAGAAGACACCAAACAAGTGGTTGAGCGTTTTAAAAAGGATTCAGAATTAGAAATTGTTCATGTTTGGCACGAGGATGACGGATTCCAAAAAACAAAAATTTTAAATAAAGCCATTGAAGCATCCTCATCGGAATATTTAATTTTTACAGATGGCGATTGCATTCCAAGGAATGATTTTGTGGCCACGCATTTAAAGTTGAGTCGGAAAAATTGTTTCCTTTCCGGAGGCTATTTTAAACTTCCCGAAGATATTTCGAATATCATTACAAAAGAAACGATTAAAAGTCAGCAGTGTTTTAAGTTGGATTGGCTCTTGAAACACGGATTGAAAAAAACATTTAAAACCAATAAACTGACGGCATTTGGATTGAGGGCTTGGTTTTTAAACACGTTTACGCCTACAAAAGCAACGTTTGATGGCATGAACGTTTCGGGCTGGAAAAGTGATATAATTACTGTTAACGGATTTGACGAACGGATGCAGTACGGTGGTGAAGACCGCGAGTTGGGCGAACGCTTGATGAACAGTGGCGTTAAATTTATACAGGTACGATACAGTGCCATTTGCTTGCATTTGTACCACGAGCGCCCTTATAAAAATGAAGCGGCTTTAGCGAAAAACAAAAAAATAAGAGAGGAAACGAAAAAAAATAAATCGGTTTATACGCCTTATGGCATCGTAAAATCGGGTTAGTTTTTGATGCTTTTTAAGAAACCCACCAATTTTTCTTTAAACAAGTTGGGCGTGAATTTTTCGTAAAGTTTATCGGCGTCGTTTTTAAAAGTTTTTTCGGGTTTGGTATAAATTTCAGGTTTGAAGTCCTTTAAGTGAACACTGATATTTTTTTCATCTTCAAACAAACTCCACGTAGCTCTATCGATCCATGGAGAAAAAATGCTGAACGTTGGTACGCTTAAAGCTTTAGCCATATTTACAGCGCCGCCTTCATTACCAATTAAAGCATTGCAATGGTGGGTGATGGATAAAAACTCACGGAGACTATTGCCAAAAACATTAAAGAATATAGCGTTTTGGGTTTCCTTGTTGCAATTGTTATAAATGTCCTCGGCCAATTCTTTTTGCTTCGGAATATAATTGAACAGTATTTGTGCTTTGGTTTCCGTGTAAACGGTATTGATAACCTCGGCCATGTATTCATGCGGATAGGTTTTGTTAGCGCCACTGCCCAAAACGCCAATCATAACAATCGGTTTTTCGATGTTGATGCCATGAGCTTTTAAAAAAGCCTCGCCGCGTTCAATTTCAGACTCAGTTAGATAAATCTTCGGTTTTGTCAACTGTGTTTCAATTCCCAAAGGTTCTAAAAGTTGCAGCCTGTTTTCAATGGCTAAGCTTTTGCTTTCGGAAACCTTTTTGCGTTTTTCATTATGGGTGTAAACGAAAGTGGTGTAGCTTTTGTGATAAGAAATTTTGATTTTAGCGCCTGAAAACAACGTAATGATATTACTGGATAGTTTACTGTAGACATCAATAACCACGTTGTATTTTGATGCTTTTACCGATTGTGCTAGTTTAAGGAGTTCTTTTTTGCTGTTTTCGGCCGCTTTAGTGAAAAAGATAAATTGGTCAATAAAAGGATGGTTTTGTACAACAGGGAAGGTGTGCTCGTTAATTAAATAATGTAACTGGGCATCAGGATATCTATGCCGAAGTGCCTCAAACAGAATACTGCTGGTAAGCACATCGCCAATCATTTTTTGTTGTATTACCAATACTTTCATAAAAACAGCTTCTGGCTAAAAATAAAAAATTCCAAATTCCAATTTAAAATTTCTGGAATTTGGAATTTTATGCGTTGTTATTAGTTCAATTAAACAGCCACATCGTTATCACGAAGCGCATCGTTCAATGAGGTTTTTTTATCGGTACTCTCTTTGCGCTTTCCGATAATCAAAGCACAAGGTACTTGGTATTCGCCAGCTGGGAATTTTTTAGTGTAGCTACCAGGAATAACAACCGAACGGGCTGGTACGCGACCTTTCATTTCGATTGGCTCATCACCAGTAACGTCAATAATTTTAGTGCTCATGGTCAATACCACGTTAGCACCTAAAACGGCTTCTTTTTCAACGTGAACGCCTTCCACCACAATACAACGGCTACCAACAAATACGTTGTCTTCAATAATTACAGGAGCGGCTTGTAGTGGCTCTAACACACCACCGATACCAACACCACCAGAAAGGTGTACGTTTTTACCAATTTGCGCGCAACTACCAACTGTGGCCCAAGTATCAACCATAGTGCCTTCACCAACATAAGCTCCAATGTTTACGTAGCTAGGCATTAAAATGGTTCCGGCCGAAATGTAAGCGCCATGTCGAGCAACGGCATGTGGTACCACACGGATGCCTTTTTCTTGGTAACCTGTTTTTAATGGAATTTTATCATGAAATTCCAACGGGCCGCACTCAATGGTTTCCATTTTTTGAATAGGGAAATAAAGCACCACGCCCTTTTTTACCCATTCGTTAACCTGCCAGCCGTCGTTGGTTGGCTCTGCAACGCGCAATTCACCTTTGTCTAAAAGGTCTACCACTTTTCTAATGGCCGCAACGGTGCTTTCTTCTTTCAGTAGGTCTCTATTGTCCCACGCTTTTTCTATGATTTGCTTTAACTCTGTCATCTAAAATAAATTTTCAGCAAATATAAGGGGTATCATTTAAAAAGGGAAAATAACCGTAAACAATAACCCGATTAAATGCAAAAACTCGAATTTTTTGAGGTGTTTTTTAAAGGGCGAAATATGCATTTTATCTTTTCGTCCGTGGACGTTCTGGATGAAATACATAAATTGTTGTTTTTAATCGTCAAAACCATGTTTTTAAACGGTTTATCGGTGAAAAAAGTCATTGTTCTTATAAACGAAAATACGGGTTTGTACAACTAATTTTTTGTGCTCAGGGCTTGTTGTGGATATATATTTGAATCATCAAACAACAAGGAACAATGAAAACCAATCTTTACATTCTAATCGTTTTTTTACTGACAGTTACTTTAGGAAACGCTCAAGATACTGAGAAGGTTGCCACTGTAGAAACGGCTAAGGCTGTTACTGTTGAAGCTAACGAAACTGTAAACAACGATACTTTGTTGATTGATGCTGCCGAGCTTAAAGAAACTGTAGCGCGTTCATCTAGCGATATCAGAATCTATTTGAACAGAAAAAGAAAGGTAAGTAATATTGCTTTGGTTTTTCCTAAAATCAATAAAGCGGTTAAGGCTTAATAAAAACGAATTCAAATTCAATATTAATATTTAAGGTTAAATTTTGTGAGGTTAAGGCTGTCTGTAAAGGCAGCCTTTCAATGGCTAAAACTGTAGGTGTTCGTCTGTTCGATTAAATGCAAAAACTCGAATTTTTGAGGTGTTTTTTAAAGGGCGAAATATGCATTTTATCTTTTCGTCCGTGGACGTTCTGGATGAAATACATAAATTGTTGTTTTTAATCGTCAAAACCATGTTTTTAAACGGTTTATCGGTGAAAAAAGTCATTGTTCTTATAAACGAAAATACGGGTTTGTACAACTAATTTTTTATGCTCAGGGGTTGTTGTGGATATATATTTGAATCATCAAACAACAAGGAACAATGAAAACCAATCTTTACATACTAATCGTTTTTTTACTGACAGTTACTTTAGGAAACGCTCAAGATGGTGAGAAGATTGCCACTGTAGAAACAAATAAGACTGTTACTGTTGAAGCCAACGACAATGTAAACAACGATACTTTGTTGATTGATGCTGCCGAGCTTAAAGAAACTGTAGCGCGTTCATCTAGCGATATCAGAATCTATTTGAACAAAGAAAGAAAGGTAAGTAACATTACTTTGGTTTTCCCTAAAATCAATAAAGCGGTAAAGGCTTAATAAAAGGAATTCAAATTCAAATTAATATTTAAGGTTAAATTTTGTGAGGGAAAGGCTGTCTGTAAAGACGGTCTTTTTTGTTGCACTATATAATGTTACCTTTGCAAAAAGAAACTATGGCACGCATTTTAGCACTAGATTTTGGTACCAAACGAACGGGTATCGCGGTAACCGACGAACTGCAAATTATCGCCTCCGGATTAACCACGGTAAACACTAAAGAACTTATTCCTTTTTTAAAAGATTATCTTTCAAAAGAACAGGTTGAATTATTTTTAATTGGCGAACCCAAGCAAATGGACAATACCGAATCTGAAAGTGAGAAACACATCAAGGCTTTTATTGTAAAACTTCAAAAGGAATTCCCTAAAATTCCAATAAAAAGGGAAGACGAGCGCTTTACTTCAAAAATGGCGGTGCAGACTATGATTGATAGCGGACTAAAGAAAAAGCAGCGGCAAAACAAAGCTTTGGTTGATGAGATTAGTGCCACACTCATTTTGCAAAGCTACCTGTACTCCAAATAAACCCTAAGAATAAAATTCCGTTAAATAGGATGCGAAAATAATAAGAGTTGTATTTTTGCAATTCTAATAAAAAAAGAATGATTTTACCCATAGTTGCTTACGGCGACCCCGTTTTAAAAAAGGTAGCGACCGAAATAGATGCTAATTACCCAAAGCTTAACGAGTTAATAGATAACATGTTCGAAACCATGTACA from Tamlana crocina includes:
- a CDS encoding DUF4422 domain-containing protein, with product MVKIFTVSHGPQPYLTNKLYQTIYVNSKAHSNIGSSITDATGNNISNKNENFCELTASYWITQNCTDQEYVGLCHYRRYFNLFYNKLSISPSTQKRITAQNFKKTKLYTVPSETQQEHIVNILKNYDVILPRHSVSKHNKRPISLSENYKIFHRERDFNITKSVIAEKYPSYKTSIVEYLDNGNSFHAANMLIAPKKIWDDYHNWLFSILFEVEKRIEIPIDDYQKRVFGFISERLLGLYFYNNKLNIKEIPLYKIE
- a CDS encoding HD domain-containing protein: MNYKEALTHNIFKVISKSASELNLESYVIGGYVRDYFLKRGKAKDIDVVAVGDGIKLAKQVAKNLPNTPKVQVFKTYGTAMLRHDDIEIEFVGARKESYTEDSRNPAVENGTLQDDQNRRDFTINALALSLNENTFGDLLDPFEGMADLDKKIIRTPLNPDITYSDDPLRMLRAIRFATQLNFKIENESLKAITKNAERIKIITNERIVTELNKILESKTPSIGFLLLEKTGLLKYILPELTALKGIDEIEGQRHKDNFYHTLEVVDNISENTDNLWLRWAALLHDIGKAPTKKFSKKVGWTFHGHEFEGSKMVYRLFKRLKMPLNDKMKFVQKMVLMSSRPIVLAQDIVTDSAVRRLVFDAGDYVEDLMILCEADITTKNPKRFKKYHNNFKIVREKIVEVEERDHVRNFQPPISGEEIMETFNLQPSKEIGIIKEAIKEAILEGDIPNEYEAAYELMLEKGKKLGLKMASKK
- a CDS encoding GxxExxY protein → MSRIVYKEESYEIVGVLFEVYNNLGSGFSEIVYKDAIEHEFKLRNIPFQREKEYHVNYKNIVLKHKFYADFVVFDKIILEIKSVESLHDKHISQCINYLKVSQNKLAILVNFHKDFLDHKRIVL
- a CDS encoding DUF4422 domain-containing protein; the encoded protein is MKIFIATHKDKPYVSNAILKPIQVGRNLNNFTIDEGYYMDNTGVDNISHKNINFNELSALYWIWKNMKNENIVGLMHYRRYFLFFTNPLSRKPRTIKRVKSDNKLIIKTHDKENKIKKNVSKWLNKYDIILPYPRTYMVNELPATIAEDYCFHHRASDWNTAMEIIKEKYPEYEPSIKTYLYESYECFYMANMFIATYTWLNEYCSWLFNILFELESRITISKSPYQRRVFGFISERLLSLYVHHNKFKVKHLPLILVNDFFEDNPEVLAPKECIE
- the glf gene encoding UDP-galactopyranose mutase produces the protein MKLYNYLIVGSGLFGSVFAHEATKKGRKCLVIDKRSHIGGNVYCENKNGINVHKYGAHIFHTNDKAIWDYVNQFAEFNNYINSPVSISKEKLFNLPFNMNTFYQLWGVKTPHEAKNIIEGQIKEYGVKHPKNLEEQALSLVGKDIYETLIKEYTEKQWGKKATELPAFIIKRLPVRYTFNNNYFNDKYQGIPIGGYNKIIEGLLNNIETKTNCDFFNNKEQFEQMADKVIFTGKIDEYFNYEFGQLEYRSLRFEDEILNTTNYQGNAVVNYNDANIPFTRIIEHKHFEFNNQEHTIITKEYPEDWTPNKEAYYPINNPMNQNIYNKYKEKSKAYKNVIFGGRLAEYKYYDMHQIIASALVKAKTELEQ
- a CDS encoding L-threonylcarbamoyladenylate synthase, translating into MQSEIKNALEVLKNGGLILYPTDTVWGIGCDASNPEAVKKVYNLKQREDSKALICLVADDRMLKKYVKQVPAAAQNIIDVTDKPTTIIYDEAQNLAENLIADDGSIAIRIPDDDFCFWLSRKFNGAIVSTSANISGQPTPKSFKEIAPEVLKGVDYVVNLQREKICDKPSSIIKLSNNGVVKIIRE